A genomic segment from Acinetobacter chinensis encodes:
- a CDS encoding lytic transglycosylase domain-containing protein, with product MKLKKLSLLVLVGLSGATIASNLPYNDIVTSASAKYGYDPLLIHAVIQKESSHNNTAKSGVGAQGLMQLMPATARSLGVTNPNDPTQNVNAGTRYLKQLNQQFGNMPHALYAYNWGMGNLRSYLKGNKKVMPKETQDYVPKIAQFYRNYGGTGSYFGGNVIKGGTTSGGKPATTGIENSNQKKIQAKLETQSACKPVKLPEAEQVDIDSPINLPPVPPVTGGVGKTVFDPTKNADAVLQVQELMKQIQVLKGQYDSVTKGLAGLGLLTNVMQIAGFELPNGFDAQPTNIFNTPKEQNAYNELQRQIATNTGVYASKELAQIQNITASRVNTAYVDAEVAWTQVNCNMQNLKSLAQVSTNTLKQSKDLANALAIENSMLVANQAKLKANMLMMQSSMDSYKVASHQAVQKFLGTVK from the coding sequence ATGAAATTAAAAAAACTATCGCTACTGGTACTGGTAGGTTTAAGCGGGGCAACTATTGCTTCAAATTTACCTTACAACGATATTGTGACTTCAGCTTCAGCTAAATATGGATATGACCCGCTTTTAATTCATGCAGTAATTCAAAAAGAATCTTCGCATAACAATACTGCTAAGTCAGGCGTAGGCGCTCAAGGTTTAATGCAACTTATGCCCGCAACGGCTCGTTCTTTGGGCGTTACCAATCCCAATGACCCCACACAAAATGTTAATGCGGGTACTCGTTACCTGAAGCAATTAAATCAGCAATTCGGCAACATGCCCCATGCACTCTATGCCTATAACTGGGGTATGGGTAATTTACGTTCGTATCTGAAAGGTAATAAAAAAGTTATGCCTAAAGAAACGCAAGACTATGTGCCTAAGATCGCCCAGTTTTATAGAAATTATGGCGGTACTGGTTCATATTTTGGTGGCAACGTAATTAAAGGCGGGACTACTTCAGGTGGCAAGCCTGCAACGACTGGCATAGAAAACAGTAATCAGAAGAAGATACAAGCCAAGCTAGAAACACAAAGCGCATGTAAGCCTGTAAAGCTACCTGAAGCAGAACAAGTTGATATTGATTCACCTATCAACCTACCGCCTGTTCCCCCTGTAACTGGTGGCGTAGGTAAAACAGTTTTTGACCCGACAAAAAATGCCGATGCAGTTCTACAAGTTCAAGAATTAATGAAGCAGATTCAAGTCTTGAAAGGGCAATATGACAGTGTGACTAAAGGGCTTGCAGGGCTAGGACTTCTTACCAATGTGATGCAAATTGCAGGCTTTGAATTGCCTAATGGCTTTGATGCTCAACCGACTAATATTTTCAATACACCTAAAGAGCAAAACGCCTACAACGAATTGCAACGTCAAATTGCGACCAATACTGGTGTATATGCAAGCAAGGAATTGGCACAGATTCAAAACATAACTGCAAGCCGTGTAAACACAGCTTATGTAGACGCTGAAGTAGCTTGGACACAAGTAAATTGTAATATGCAAAACCTAAAGTCGTTGGCTCAAGTAAGTACCAATACGTTAAAGCAATCAAAAGACTTGGCGAATGCCCTTGCTATTGAAAACAGTATGTTGGTAGCCAATCAAGCGAAGCTTAAAGCTAACATGCTCATG